Proteins from one Limanda limanda chromosome 4, fLimLim1.1, whole genome shotgun sequence genomic window:
- the trim107 gene encoding E3 ubiquitin-protein ligase TRIM21: MSASETEATPPNMNHLEAMELELTCPICLQLFSVPVSLPCGHVYCFACLQTMGEGLDQHSCPECQSAYQGTTALVKSFKMRSMVETYKATAVKIGSTATSNVGQVAVRSQENSDTDKSNTKYHQDSTTAGGSHDGKGHDGFQIGSGSTGCPLPVDQEQSSEKAKMEMDEPKFRLATQVTELNLKLEMAEGVLKKEKEWELEVATANAHLRERTSKLLEKITDLSQGYVAEVTQIIEEELGPDEATIVGRVSQASELTKQLRRAMLRAESLLTEGDESAFNDELQSLQPHIVELMARPVDEEKDCVQTKVNPARVCPKLENMNAELRERLGELHCSLRSTLNPSEVTFDQDTAHPNLVLSEDLKTVTFSATKQPYPSSPQRFNSFYQVLSTQSFSEGDHSWEVELEGSPWIIGVCYSGKLARTGLPSALESSRSSWCLMWFNNLLTAFEQGHDVPLKKTSVSSKLEIKLSFKTHTLSFYNISAISGKTHVYTFKANLTEPVHMAYRMMSGHPKARVTVYS, translated from the coding sequence ATGTCTGCGAGTGAGACTGAAGCAACCCCTCCTAACATGAATCATTTAGAAGCTATGGAGCTGGAGCTCACCTGCCCCATCTGCTTGCAGCTCTTCTCTGTGCCGGTTTCTCTTCCCTGTGGTCATGTCTACTGCTTTGCCTGCCTCCAGACCATGGGAGAAGGCCTTGACCAACACAGCTGCCCTGAGTGCCAGTCAGCGTATCAGGGAACCACAGCCCTCGTGAAAAGCTTCAAAATGCGCAGCATGGTGGAGACCTACAAAGCCACTGCTGTGAAAATTGGCTCCACTGCCACTTCTAACGTTGGCCAGGTAGCAGTCAGGAGTCAGGAAAACTCAGACACggacaaatcaaacacaaaatacCACCAGGACTCCACAACAGCCGGGGGGAGCCATGATGGCAAGGGGCATGATGGCTTTCAAATCGGGTCTGGATCCACAGGGTGTCCTCTTCCTGTGGACCAAGAACAAAGCAGTGAAAAAGCCAAAATGGAAATGGATGAACCTAAATTCAGACTGGCAACCCAGGTCACAGAGTTGAACCTGAAGTTGGAGATGGCAGAGGGTGTtttgaagaaagagaaggaatgGGAGTTAGAAGTGGCCACTGCTAATGCTCACCTGAGGGAGAGAACATCCAAGCTGTTAGAGAAGATAACGGATTTGTCCCAGGGCTATGTGGCAGAGGTGACGCAGATCATTGAGGAGGAGCTGGGTCCAGATGAGGCCACGATAGTTGGTCGAGTCAGTCAAGCCTCTGAGCTGACTAAGCAGCTGAGGCGGGCGATGCTCAGGGCTGAGTCCCTGTTGACTGAAGGAGATGAGTCTGCATTCAATGACGAGCTCCAAAGCCTCCAACCGCACATTGTGGAGTTAATGGCCAGACCAGTGGATGAAGAGAAAGACTGTGTGCAGACAAAAGTCAACCCTGCCCGAGTCTGTCCCAAGCTGGAgaacatgaacgctgagctgcGGGAAAGACTTGGAGAGCTTCATTGCTCTCTTCGCAGCACCCTCAACCCTTCagaggtgacctttgaccaggaCACGGCCCATCCCAACCTCGTTCTCTCAGAGGACTTGAAGACGGTCACTTTCAGCGCTACAAAACAGCCCTACCCCTCCTCCCCTCAGAGGTTCAACAGCTTCTATCAGGTCCTCAGCACTCAGAGTTTCTCTGAAGGTGACCACAGCTGGGAGGTGGAGCTTGAAGGCTCCCCATGGATCATCGGTGTGTGCTACAGTGGGAAGCTGGCACGCACCGGGCTGCCGTCTGCCCTGGAAAGCAGCCGGAGCTCCTGGTGTCTGATGTGGTTCAACAACCTGCTGACGGCCTTTGAGCAGGGTCACGACGTGCCGCTGAAGAAGACCTCAGTGTCAAGCAAGCTGGAGATCAAGCTGAGCTTCAAGACCCATACGCTGAGCTTCTACAACATCAGCGCCATCAGTGGGAAGACTCATGTGTACACGTTTAAGGCCAACCTGACCGAGCCTGTACACATGGCTTACAGGATGATGTCAGGGCACCCAAAAGCACGTGTCACTGTTTATTCTTAA